A portion of the Tachypleus tridentatus isolate NWPU-2018 unplaced genomic scaffold, ASM421037v1 Hic_cluster_1, whole genome shotgun sequence genome contains these proteins:
- the LOC143241715 gene encoding follistatin-like produces MRARVYYEYDDQYKWYKRPVKRLEDGTCVMYLFLVLFYSFTFVWFYIILAEAGYCWFKVNKNGRCTTLFEGNISRQDCCSDGRANTAWTKQDLSSGQLFYWRVFGGGVPCQPCKGQLLIAN; encoded by the exons ATGCGCGCGCGAGTTTACTATGAATACGACGATCAGTACAAGTGGTACAAAAGACCCGTAAAGAGGTTAGAAGACGGGACGTGCGTCATGTATTTGTTCCTTGTTCTCTTTTATTCCTTCACATTCGTgtggttttatattatactaGCAGAAG CGGGATATTGTTGGTTTAAAGTTAACAAGAACGGACGCTGTACCACACTTTTTGAAGGAAACATCTCCCGTCAAGACTGCTGCTCGGACGGCAGAGCCAACACAGCCTGGACAAAACAGGACTTATCATCTGGTCAGCTGTTCTACTGGAGGGTTTTTGGAGGCGGTGTGCCATGTCAGCCGTGTAAAGGTCAGCTTCTGATAGcaaattag